AACCCCATTGGTTCAAGGGGAATCTCTACATCATAGAAGATGTTGAGGCACAAGTCTGTAAAGAGTGTGGTGAGAGATACTTCCATGCTACTACCATGGATGAGATAGACAGGAAGATATCAGGTCATCATCAGATCAAAGAAATGCTCTCGGTTGAAGTAGTTTTGGCATAGGAAACGAAACGCTAACCAATCGTTGCAGTTGACGGCGGGGGACTGTGCCGTGGTCAGAGTTTTGTAGTCTCTCAAAGTTTTATCTTGCTATCAAACTTTAGTGGTAATTCTCCCCGCCGCACCTGAACTTTATCGTTAGACTTCTCAAACGCAGGAGGTGAAAACTTTGAAAAATGTTTATAAAGGTATAGCTGAAGATGATGTTATCCGTCTTGAGAGACGGATAGGA
This genomic stretch from bacterium harbors:
- a CDS encoding YgiT-type zinc finger protein, giving the protein MKCEFCNSETTRKKVRKPHWFKGNLYIIEDVEAQVCKECGERYFHATTMDEIDRKISGHHQIKEMLSVEVVLA